CAAGGGTTACTACCTTGGGTTTGAAATCCCCGGCTTTCTGGCAATCAATAGAAGCAAAGGACATAATTATTATCCGGTCACCTTTAATTATCCTGCGGGCAGCTGCGCCATTAGAACATATTTCTCTGCTGCCTTTTTTACCTTCAATAACGTAGGTCTCCAGCCTTTGTCCACTGTCCAGGCTCACCACCAGTACTTTTTCATAGGCAACCAGGTTGGCATGGTCCATTAGCTCCCTGTCAATAGTGATGCTCCCCGTATAATGTATGTTGGCATCAGTTACTTTGGCCCGGTGTATTTTGCTTTTTAATATATTTATATTCAATTTTTACCCTTTACTATTATATTATCTATCAGCCTGGTTTTGCCCATCCATATGGCTGCAGCGATAAGTATATCATTTTTTGTGCCAGTATCCAGAGCAGGCTCTAAGGTTTCTGAATCTCTTAAATCAAAGTAATCAATCTTTTCCACAGACTCATTATCCCTAAGCATTTGTATGGCCCTTTCCCGGGCCGCCTCCAGATCCCGGTTTTGTTTAACTATTTTCTTTGCTTCCCTTAAGCTCTTATACAGTAAGGGAGCATTTGACCTCTGCTGCCGGTCCAGATATACATTCCTTGAGCTTATTGCCAGCCCATCTTCTTCCCTCTCTGTTTTTCCGGCAATAATTTCTATATCCAGATTGAGGTCACTTACCATTCTCTTTATAATTATCAACTGCTGGTAGTCTTTTTGCCCAAAATATGCCCGGTGAGGCTTTATTATATTAAACAGCTTGAGCACTACTGTACATACTCCATTAAAATGGCCCGGCCTGTATTTTCCACACATCGCCTGGTCCAAATCCTTTACACTAACCATGGTTTTAAAGCCGGGTCCATACATATCCCTGCCCCGAGGATTGAATAGATAATCTACCCCTGCTCCCTGTGCTAATTCTGAATCCCGATTTAAATCCCTGGGGTATTTTTTGAAATCTTCAGAGGGACCAAACTGCAGGGGGTTTACGAATATGCTTATAAACAGTATGTCTGATTGTTTACCTGCCTTTTTCATAAGGCTTAAATGTCCCTGGTGAAGATAGCCCATGGTGGGTACAAAACTTATGCTCTTACCCTTGAGTCTGAGGTCTTCCGTAATTTTTTTGGCCTGTTTAATGCTGGTTATGGTTTCCATAACTAATAGCTGTGCTCCTGGGAAGGAAATTTCTTTTGTTTTACTTCCTGTATGTACTGGTGGTAGCAATCTTTCATCTGTGTGGCCAGCTCAGCATATCTTTTGGCAAATTTGGGTTTAAACTTTTCAAACATTCCCAGCATGTCATGGGTTACCAGTACCTGGCCGTCACAATCAACACCTGCACCTATACCAATGGTGGGTATGGAAAGACTTCCAGTTATTTCTCTGGCCAGTTTGGCCGGAACTTTTTCCAGTACCAGGGAAAATACTCCTGCCGATTCCAGCTTTTTGGCATCGGCAATAATTTGGACGGCCTCTTCCTCTCCTTCTCCCCTTATGCCATAACCTCCCAGCTTGTTTATGGATTGAGGGGTTAATCCCAGGTGTCCCATTACCGGTATACCCGCATCCACCATCTTTTTTATAACCGGGCAGACTTCTTGTCCCCCTTCCAGTTTTACTGCTTCCACTTCAGCCTCTTTAACCAGTCTTCCTGCGTTGGTCACTGCCTTCTCTGCACTTACCTGGTAAGACATAAAGGGTAAATCACCAATTACCATGGCGTTTTTTACTCCCCGTCTTACCGCTTTGCAATGATGGAGCATCTCTTCCATGGTTACCGGTATGGGGTTTTTATATCCCAGCAATACATTGCCCACAGAATCACCCACCAGTATAAGGTCTATACCGCATTGGTCCAGTTGAGAAGCCATAAGGAAATCATAAGCGGTCAGCATGGTTATTTTTTCGCCGCTTTTCTTCATTTCCATTAATGTATTAACATTTATTTTTGTTTGACTCATTGCCTGGATTCATCCTCCATTATTGAAATTAATATTTTGTAGGTTTCTGGTTCAAGCCACTGATTATCAAGGGCAATCCCCGCAGCTTTTTTACCCATAACCCTGTATATGTCTTCATTACAACCATGTTTTTTTAAGTTCTCCAGGTGCTCGGTCACAGTGCCTTTGTCTCCCCTGGCGATAGGGCCGGTTAATGATTTTTGGGTCCCCATTCTGCCAATGTTTTTTAATGTTCCTTCTGCCAGCCCCATTAGAGCATCTACTGCCTGCCTGTTCTCTATACCTATCTTAAGGGCAAGGTCTGCAGCATAATCAAAAAGGGCTACCAGGTAATTGGATACAACACAGCAAGCCGCATGGTAGAGTGGTTTTTTACTATCCTCAACTTCTATAAAGCTGCCCTTCAGTTTTTTTACCAGGTGTTGTAAGAGTTTTTCGGCCCTATCATCTGAATAAGTCAGGCCAAACACAGTTTTCTCCATAGTAGCAATAGCCTGCTCTGCTGAAGCAAAAGATTTTACCGGGTGCATACACCCTAAAGAAGCCCCTGCTTCTTTTGCCGATGCCAGTACTCCCAGTTTTTTGGAACCGCTAAAGTGTATTACATACCTGCCCCGGTAATCACTTATCTGTGAAAATATTTCATCACAAACCTTTTTAATCAGATCATCGGGAGTGGATATAAACAGACAGTCAGTATCTCTGGCTGCCTCTATGTTGTCCAGGGTATAGTTTATGTCCTGGCGGCCAGACCCCAAAAGCTCTTTTACCCTGTTAAGTGATTGCTGGCTCCTGCTGGATATTGCTTTAAGTTTTACTATGCTGTTTTTTTTCCTTTTAAACAAATAGGCCATGGTCGAGCCCACTCTGCCTGCGCCTATTATAGAGATATTCAGGATGTCCATAGTTTTCCTTGGTCTAAGATATCCTTATGGGCATTAGCAAATAAAAAAGGTTTTCGTTTTGTTCCTGTTTCAATAGAACCGGTTTAAGGGATTCTTCTACCCCCAGTATTATGTTTTTACCTTCTATCATGTTAATACCGTCTATTAAGAACTGGGGATTAAAAGCTATGCTTATTTTCTCCTCGCCATAAGGTACTTTAAAGTCTTCACT
The sequence above is a segment of the Actinomycetes bacterium genome. Coding sequences within it:
- a CDS encoding aspartate 1-decarboxylase, encoding MNINILKSKIHRAKVTDANIHYTGSITIDRELMDHANLVAYEKVLVVSLDSGQRLETYVIEGKKGSREICSNGAAARRIIKGDRIIIMSFASIDCQKAGDFKPKVVTLDEENRIIDEEYHVDEYDQC
- the panB gene encoding 3-methyl-2-oxobutanoate hydroxymethyltransferase; the encoded protein is MSQTKINVNTLMEMKKSGEKITMLTAYDFLMASQLDQCGIDLILVGDSVGNVLLGYKNPIPVTMEEMLHHCKAVRRGVKNAMVIGDLPFMSYQVSAEKAVTNAGRLVKEAEVEAVKLEGGQEVCPVIKKMVDAGIPVMGHLGLTPQSINKLGGYGIRGEGEEEAVQIIADAKKLESAGVFSLVLEKVPAKLAREITGSLSIPTIGIGAGVDCDGQVLVTHDMLGMFEKFKPKFAKRYAELATQMKDCYHQYIQEVKQKKFPSQEHSY
- the panC gene encoding pantoate--beta-alanine ligase — protein: METITSIKQAKKITEDLRLKGKSISFVPTMGYLHQGHLSLMKKAGKQSDILFISIFVNPLQFGPSEDFKKYPRDLNRDSELAQGAGVDYLFNPRGRDMYGPGFKTMVSVKDLDQAMCGKYRPGHFNGVCTVVLKLFNIIKPHRAYFGQKDYQQLIIIKRMVSDLNLDIEIIAGKTEREEDGLAISSRNVYLDRQQRSNAPLLYKSLREAKKIVKQNRDLEAARERAIQMLRDNESVEKIDYFDLRDSETLEPALDTGTKNDILIAAAIWMGKTRLIDNIIVKGKN
- a CDS encoding DUF2520 domain-containing protein, with the translated sequence MDILNISIIGAGRVGSTMAYLFKRKKNSIVKLKAISSRSQQSLNRVKELLGSGRQDINYTLDNIEAARDTDCLFISTPDDLIKKVCDEIFSQISDYRGRYVIHFSGSKKLGVLASAKEAGASLGCMHPVKSFASAEQAIATMEKTVFGLTYSDDRAEKLLQHLVKKLKGSFIEVEDSKKPLYHAACCVVSNYLVALFDYAADLALKIGIENRQAVDALMGLAEGTLKNIGRMGTQKSLTGPIARGDKGTVTEHLENLKKHGCNEDIYRVMGKKAAGIALDNQWLEPETYKILISIMEDESRQ